In the genome of Gloeocapsa sp. PCC 73106, the window TTTGGTAACTACTGGGACGGGTTATACCGTAGGAAGTCCTCATGTTGTTGATGATAGTGGAGTAGACGTAGGATCAGTAGAAGGTTGGGGATTAACCATTCAAACTGTGTAGGTTTAGTAGGCCTTAAAAAGAGCGATCGCTAGATACTTTCCCTACTCCTGCTCCTGTAGGTCCTTATGGTGACAATTTGGACACGGCATTTGACCGATAATCTCTGTCCTCTTTACCTATAGCACTAGTTAAAGGATACAATTTAAGGGACAAATATTCCTAAGTGTTTAAAGGCAAAACATGATTAGTAATGACACGATGACTTTACCTCCCGTAGAAACGGTCGACTTTGTAGATTTAGAACGCTATGATGGTCTGTGGTACGAAGTGGCCAAAACCCCTAATTCGTTCACTTTGGGGTGTGTAAATACCACCGCGACCTACGAGATTATTGATGAAACCAGTATTAGTGTCTTTAATGCTTGTAATAAATTTCGTCCTAGGGGTAGATCTTCGATTATTGAGGGAGTAGCTACAGTTACCGATCCCGAAACTAATGCTAAATTAGAAGTAGGCTTTGAGGGAATTCCCTTTCCCGGAGAATATTGGATCCTCGATTTAGTAGAAGATCCCGATGATCCTACAGGAGATTATACCTATGCAGTCGTAGGAGAGTCGACGCGAACTAATCTGTTCATCCTCTCTAGAACACCCAATGCGGACCCAGAGATTTTGGAAGAACTCTACGCGGGATTGGAAGAGCAATTTTTCGATACTGATCTACTAATTTCTAGTCCACAATTTCGCAGAAGATGTAATTGTGAACAACCCGATTTAAGGTTGACTGATTCTCCTTCTATTAATTCCGAGAGTAAATCTTATTTTGGGGATGCATTTTTAGAAGCAGCAGCAATATCTCTATTTGGGGATGTTATTCCCGTTAACTAAATTTATGCTCTGTTTAAAAAATGTAACCTATCATCCCGTTGCTAGTCCTAGTCCAATTTTGAAGGAGGTGAGTCTACAATTAGCACCCCAAGAGATGGGTTTGATCGTGGGAGCGAGTGGTTCGGGAAAAACGACTCTGTTGGAAATATTAGCGGGTTTAGCCGAAAAAAGTAAAGGACAGATTTTTTGGCGCGATCAAGAGTTAAGTGCTCAACATCTGCAACAACTTGGGGGAATCGTCTTTCAATTTCCCGAGCGGCATTTTTGTGGTAGTAGTATTTCAGAAGAACTATGCTTTGGTCATCCCGAAATACGATTAGAACATATTCAGCAAGCTTTAGCAGAAGTCAGTTTAGATAATCTCTCTCTAGAGACTTCTCCTCACTCCCTCAGTGGGGGACAACAGCGTCGTCTAGCTTTGGCAGTTCAGTTAATTCGTCAACCCAATATTTTGTTACTTGACGAACCAACAGCGGGTTTAGATTGGTCGATGCGTCGACAACTAACTAAGTTATTGGAAAAGTTGAAACAACATTGGACGCTTTTGGTAGTGAGTCATGATGTGGAAGACTTTTTAGCGATCGCAGATCGTTGTTGGCAAATCAACCAAGGCGTTTTGACAACCGTACCAACACTACCCCATGGATAATTTACCTGATTTAAGCTCAATTTGGCAGCAAACCCTGAACTGGGAACCTAACTTAGAGAAAAAAGCACAATTTCAACAACTTTATCAGAAAATATTACAAGGAAACCGAGAACTAAATTTAACCCGAATTACCAGCCCTAGAGACTTTTGGGAGAAGCATCTCTGGGATTCTCTGGCGGGAATAACTTCAGAATTGATCGATTGGCAACAATCTTTAAAGGCGATCGATATTGGTACAGGTGCCGGTTTTCCCGGTATGGCGATCGCGATCGCATTACCCCATTGGCGAGTTACCCTGCTCGATTCCACTAGGAAAAAAGTCGCTTTTCTCGATCAACTCTACACCAGTCTAGGTTTAGCTAACATCGAAACCATAGCCGCTAGAGCCGAGGAATTACACAAACAAGCACAATATCAACAGGGCTACGATTTAGCTTTAGTTAGAGCGGTTGGTTCAACTTCTGTCTGTGTTGAATACGCTTTACCCTTGGTTAAAATTGGGGGTTTAGCTATACTCTACCGAGGTCATTGGTCAGAATTAGAAGATAGACA includes:
- a CDS encoding ABC transporter ATP-binding protein, with amino-acid sequence MLCLKNVTYHPVASPSPILKEVSLQLAPQEMGLIVGASGSGKTTLLEILAGLAEKSKGQIFWRDQELSAQHLQQLGGIVFQFPERHFCGSSISEELCFGHPEIRLEHIQQALAEVSLDNLSLETSPHSLSGGQQRRLALAVQLIRQPNILLLDEPTAGLDWSMRRQLTKLLEKLKQHWTLLVVSHDVEDFLAIADRCWQINQGVLTTVPTLPHG
- a CDS encoding lipocalin family protein; its protein translation is MISNDTMTLPPVETVDFVDLERYDGLWYEVAKTPNSFTLGCVNTTATYEIIDETSISVFNACNKFRPRGRSSIIEGVATVTDPETNAKLEVGFEGIPFPGEYWILDLVEDPDDPTGDYTYAVVGESTRTNLFILSRTPNADPEILEELYAGLEEQFFDTDLLISSPQFRRRCNCEQPDLRLTDSPSINSESKSYFGDAFLEAAAISLFGDVIPVN
- the rsmG gene encoding 16S rRNA (guanine(527)-N(7))-methyltransferase RsmG, with translation MDNLPDLSSIWQQTLNWEPNLEKKAQFQQLYQKILQGNRELNLTRITSPRDFWEKHLWDSLAGITSELIDWQQSLKAIDIGTGAGFPGMAIAIALPHWRVTLLDSTRKKVAFLDQLYTSLGLANIETIAARAEELHKQAQYQQGYDLALVRAVGSTSVCVEYALPLVKIGGLAILYRGHWSELEDRQLPEIVSNFGGRVEQIKELSTPLSQSTRHYLYVRKKISNLSY